A DNA window from Mastomys coucha isolate ucsf_1 unplaced genomic scaffold, UCSF_Mcou_1 pScaffold21, whole genome shotgun sequence contains the following coding sequences:
- the Srrm5 gene encoding serine/arginine repetitive matrix protein 5: MHSPSKRSFKRSMAPASTGPSKPTVAAPAVPAAPTALAVTGPSKPTAAPAAPTAPTSPATLKTTKASVPNSSSVHPKSPNLLMNPGSSKSTRATGTKTAPSTRPSSRSQGHSKTRTSSQVSTDTKARKASTGRKGGKTGVMGQYQQRDTHSRGRTPSKRGSQSFKTSPNRASTPNRKRNHSAKSGVAKKARTPTSHRKQSRGKSYSRHRSSTRERSDNWLRNRHRAKSPKQHGALDTEHAGSRLPAMSNRAKSYSPSRTVFTSFKSPVASRRARSYSQLTSPNREQEIYTLTDLTHMSSTIKHKQARSHSRTQSLSRSRTPSRTRSHSRSRTPRRSRSRSHKRTQSQERSYGWKRNRSRARSRTRRGTPTQMRQDRASHHSQERSYSPRIHPRRERNQVWSRTSSEEKSHSRSRSTKERAHSRSRTTKKKGHRRSRMSSPESESSQSRSPSTDTAHSRSQTPIKKRARSRSRISSKENQHGHSRTPSRDRSLSQSRTSIEDREPTQDATPKSRHGKPSPTRTKTSSQKRAGGKASSHSSTQLPKEIQPQDDSFAKTATSKATSPGERSSSSSSKLA, translated from the coding sequence ATGCACTCTCCATCAAAGAGATCCTTCAAGCGCAGCATGGCTCCAGCATCCACTGGGCCCTCAAAGCCTACCGTGGCGGCTCCCGCGGTTCCCGCCGCCCCTACAGCTCTGGCAGTCACTGGGCCCTCAAAGCCCACCGCAGCTCCTGCGGCTCCCACGGCTCCCACATCTCCAGCCACCTTGAAGACCACCAAAGCATCTGTGCCCAACAGTTCCTCAGTGCACCCTAAGTCCCCTAACTTGCTTATGAACCCTGGCAGTTCTAAGTCTACCAGAGCAACAGGTACTAAGACGGCCCCTTCAACTCGGCCCAGCAGCAGGTCCCAAGGCCACAGCAAGACAAGGACATCCAGTCAGGTGAGCACTGACACCAAGGCCAGGAAAGCCAGCACGGGCAGGAAGGGAGGCAAGACTGGAGTTATGGGACAGTatcagcagagagacacacacagccGGGGGCGAACGCCAAGCAAAAGGGGAAGCCAGAGCTTCAAGACATCCCCGAACAGGGCTAGCACTCCTAACAGGAAGAGAAACCATTCTGCCAAATCAGGTGTGGCCAAGAAAGCAAGGACCCCTACTTCCCACCGCAAACAAAGCCGAGGTAAGAGTTATAGCCGACATAGAAGCAGTACCCGTGAAAGGAGTGACAACTGGCTTAGAAACAGGCACAGGGCAAAGAGCCCCAAGCAGCATGGAGCCTTAGACACTGAGCATGCAGGCTCTAGGCTACCTGCAATGTCCAACAGGGCCAAGAGCTACAGCCCAAGTAGGACAGTCTTTACGAGCTTTAAGTCTCCGGTGGcatccaggagagccaggagctACAGCCAGTTGACTTCCCCCAACAGGGAACAAGAGATTTACACCCTGACTGATCTGACTCACATGTCAAGCACGATCAAGCACAAGCAGGCCAGAAGCCACAGCAGGACCCAAAGCCTCAGCCGCTCTAGGACCCCTAGTAGGACCCGAAGTCACAGCCGCTCTAGAACCCCCAGAAGGTCAAGAAGTCGCAGTCACAAGAGGACCCAGAGCCAGGAGAGAAGTTATGGCTGGAAGAGAAATCGTAGTAGGGCAAGAAGTCGTACCCGGAGGGGCACACCCACCCAGATGAGACAAGACCGAGCAAGCCACCACAGCCAGGAGAGAAGTTACAGCCCAAGGATACATCcaagaagggaaagaaaccaAGTATGGTCTAGGACCTCTAGTGAGGAAAAAAGTCACAGCCGGTCCAGAAGTACCAAGGAGAGAGCTCACAGCCGCTCAAGAACCACCAAGAAGAAGGGTCATAGGCGGTCTAGAATGTCCAGTCCTGAGAGTGAGAGCAGCCAGTCTAGAAGTCCCAGCACAGACACAGCCCATAGCCGGTCTCAAACTCCCATCAAGAAGAGAGCACGGAGCAGATCCAGAATCTCCAGCAAGGAGAACCAGCATGGGCACTCTAGAACCCCCAGCAGGGATAGATCCCTCAGCCAATCTAGAACCTCCATAGAGGACAGAGAACCCACCCAAGATGCAACCCCTAAGAGCCGCCATGGGAAGCCATCTCCCACCAGGACCAAGACTTCTAGTCAGAAAAGAGCTGGTGGCAAGGCAAGCAGCCACTCCTCAACACAGCTTCCCAAGGAGATCCAACCCCAGGATGACAGCTTTGCCAAGACTGCTACTTCTAAGGCCACCTCACCTGGGGAAAGGTCTTCGTCATCTTCCTCCAAGCTGGCGTAG
- the Znf428 gene encoding zinc finger protein 428 isoform X2 — protein sequence MTETREPTETGGYASLEEDDEDLSPEPDSEEEEEEEEEETTDDPEYDPGYKVKQRIGGGRGGPSRRAPRATQPAGPPTQPCQLCGRSALGEAPPGTPPCRLCCPATATQEARAPESRALGEEEEEPSYTGENRPAGRDVDDDEEEGGTYHCTECEDSFDNLGELHGHFMLHARGEV from the exons ATGACAGAGACCCGTGAGCCCACTGAGACTGGAGGCTACGCCAGCTTGGAGGAAGATGACGAAGACCTTTCCCCAG AGCCCgactctgaggaggaggaggaggaagaggaagaggagaccaCTGATGACCCCGAATATGACCCTGGCTATAAGGTGAAACAGCGCATAGGTGGGGGCAGAGGTGGCCCATCCCGCCGAGCCCCCCGAGCGACCCAGCCTGCTGGCCCACCTACACAGCCCTGCCAGCTCTGTGGCCGATCAGCGCTGGGAGAGGCCCCACCGGGTACCCCACCTTGCCGACTCTGCTGCCCTGCAACAGCAACCCAAGAAGCCCGAGCCCCTGAGAGCAGGGCtcttggagaggaagaggaggaaccgTCTTACACTGGGGAAAATCGGCCAGCAGGGCGGGATGTGGATGACGATGAGGAGGAGGGGGGCACCTACCATTGTACGGAGTGTGAGGACTCCTTTGACAACCTCGGGGAGCTGCATGGCCACTTCATGCTGCATGCCCGGGGCGAGGTGTAG
- the Irgq gene encoding immunity-related GTPase family Q protein translates to MPLPPGDVTALFLGPPGSGKSALIAALCGKNVDTVEIPDGRPDSGVPSLRAAAPGLFLGELSCPPAAPGPWAAEANLLVLVLPGSEGSEEPLTPALGEAARAALARGTPLLAVRNLCPGDSQNAAQARDEAVALLDSAGLGAAPLFVLPADCCSSDRCEELERLQVALRTQAEALQRLLPPAQDGFEVLGAAELEAVREAFETGGLEAALSWVRAGLERLGSARLDLAVAGTTNVGLVLDMLLGLDPGDPGAAPASAPTGPTPYPAPERPNVVLWAVPLGTTATSPAVTPHPTHYDALILVTPGAPTEENWAQVRSLVSPDAPLVGVRTDGQGKDPPEVLEEEKAQNASDANSGDARREGKKASVGESGCTARSPEDELWEVLEEAPPPVFPLQSGGLPGLGTWLQRALPTAQAGALLLALPPASPEAARRKAAALRAGAWRPALLASLAAAAAPIPGLGWACDVALLRGQLAEWRRALGLEPAAVARRERALGLAPGVLATRTRFPGPVTRAEVEARLGSWAGEGTAGGAALGALSFLWPAGGAAATGGLGYRAAHGVLLQALDEMLADAEAVLGPPEPNQ, encoded by the exons atgcctctgcctccaggcgACGTGACAGCCTTATTCCTGGGACCTCCCGGCTCGGGAAAGTCCGCCCTGATCGCCGCGTTATGCGGTAAGAATGTGGACACAGTAGAGATTCCCGACGGCCGGCCGGACTCTGGAGTCCCCAGCTTGAGGGCTGCAGCTCCGGGCCTCTTCCTGGGTGAGCTGAGTTGCCCACCCGCAGCTCCGGGGCCCTGGGCGGCGGAGGCCAACTTGCTGGTATTGGTGCTACCAGGATCTGAGGGAAGCGAGGAGCCTTTGACCCCAGCTCTGGGAGAGGCAGCGCGAGCCGCCCTGGCCAGAGGAACCCCGCTGCTGGCTGTACGGAATCTATGCCCTGGAGATTCCCAGAATGCAGCTCAGGCCCGGGATGAGGCTGTGGCCTTGCTGGACAGTGCTGGGTTAGGAGCTGCGCCTCTCTTTGTACTGCCGGCAGATTGCTGCAGCAGTGACCGCTGCGAGGAGCTAGAGCGCCTGCAGGTGGCGCTGCGGACCCAGGCGGAGGCGCTGCAGAG GCTACTGCCTCCTGCACAGGATGGCTTCGAGGTGCTGGGGGCAGCGGAGCTGGAAGCTGTTCGTGAGGCCTTCGAGACCGGCGGTCTGGAGGCGGCACTGTCATGGGTGCGCGCTGGTCTGGAGCGCCTGGGCAGCGCACGACTGGACTTAGCGGTGGCCGGCACCACCAACGTAGGCCTTGTGCTAGACATGCTACTGGGGTTGGATCCTGGAGACCCAGGTGCTGCGCCTGCCTCGGCACCCACTGGGCCCACCCCTTATCCTGCTCCAGAGCGCCCCAACGTAGTTCTCTGGGCCGTTCCTCTGGGCACCACGGCCACATCCCCTGCCGTCACCCCTCACCCAACCCACTACGATGCCCTGATCCTCGTCACTCCTGGGGCTCCCACGGAGGAGAACTGGGCCCAGGTCCGCTCGTTGGTGTCTCCAGATGCTCCACTCGTTGGTGTGCGCACGGACGGCCAGGGCAAAGATCCACCCGAGgttctggaagaagaaaaggccCAGAATGCAAGCGATGCGAACTCAGGGGATGCAcgcagggaaggaaagaaagctagCGTTGGGGAGTCGGGGTGCACTGCCCGGAGCCCGGAGGATGAACTGTGGGAGGTGCTGGAGGAGGCGCCTCCGCCCGTGTTCCCGTTGCAGTCCGGCGGTCTCCCGGGCCTGGGAACCTGGCTCCAGCGCGCACTGCCCACAGCTCAGGCTGGAGCGCTGCTGCTGGCGCTGCCACCAGCAAGTCCCGAGGCGGCGCGGAGGAAGGCGGCAGCGCTACGAGCAGGGGCGTGGAGGCCAGCCCTGCTGGCTAGCCTGGCGGCGGCCGCCGCCCCAATaccagggctgggctgggcttgcGATGTGGCGCTTCTCCGGGGACAGCTGGCCGAGTGGAGACGCGCTCTAGGTCTCGAACCCGCGGCCGTGGCACGACGTGAGCGCGCCTTGGGCCTGGCTCCCGGAGTACTGGCAACGCGCACGCGCTTCCCGGGCCCGGTGACGCGAGCGGAGGTAGAGGCCAGACTGGGGTCCTGGGCAGGTGAGGGCACGGCGGGAGGTGCGGCGTTGGGCGCGCTTTCTTTCCTATGGCCCGCGGGGGGTGCTGCGGCGACAGGTGGGCTGGGTTACCGTGCTGCGCACGGTGTACTGCTGCAAGCCCTAGATGAGATGCTGGCTGATGCTGAGGCGGTTCTGGGACCCCCAGAGCCCAACCAGTGA
- the Znf428 gene encoding zinc finger protein 428 isoform X1, translating to MTETREPTETGGYASLEEDDEDLSPGPEHSSDSEYTLSEPDSEEEEEEEEEETTDDPEYDPGYKVKQRIGGGRGGPSRRAPRATQPAGPPTQPCQLCGRSALGEAPPGTPPCRLCCPATATQEARAPESRALGEEEEEPSYTGENRPAGRDVDDDEEEGGTYHCTECEDSFDNLGELHGHFMLHARGEV from the exons ATGACAGAGACCCGTGAGCCCACTGAGACTGGAGGCTACGCCAGCTTGGAGGAAGATGACGAAGACCTTTCCCCAG GCCCGGAGCATTCTTCTGACTCTGAATACACTCTTTCAGAGCCCgactctgaggaggaggaggaggaagaggaagaggagaccaCTGATGACCCCGAATATGACCCTGGCTATAAGGTGAAACAGCGCATAGGTGGGGGCAGAGGTGGCCCATCCCGCCGAGCCCCCCGAGCGACCCAGCCTGCTGGCCCACCTACACAGCCCTGCCAGCTCTGTGGCCGATCAGCGCTGGGAGAGGCCCCACCGGGTACCCCACCTTGCCGACTCTGCTGCCCTGCAACAGCAACCCAAGAAGCCCGAGCCCCTGAGAGCAGGGCtcttggagaggaagaggaggaaccgTCTTACACTGGGGAAAATCGGCCAGCAGGGCGGGATGTGGATGACGATGAGGAGGAGGGGGGCACCTACCATTGTACGGAGTGTGAGGACTCCTTTGACAACCTCGGGGAGCTGCATGGCCACTTCATGCTGCATGCCCGGGGCGAGGTGTAG